A genomic window from Paucibacter sp. KCTC 42545 includes:
- a CDS encoding aminoglycoside phosphotransferase family protein, which produces MTPIAWPSPQRQQDFQAWLLALPAHFELLPNTVQEANADASSRRYLRVQASHGASYIVMDAPPESNDSRPFVAVAAQMKACGLHVPEIFAVDDAKGFLLLSDLGTLPYLQALLATQAEGNHAEANRLMRDATQALLAWQQKGVAESLPPYDEAFVRRELHIFKEWCVEREFGRQWSETQLKWWAHSCQVLVDNIAGQALVPMHRDFMVRNLMVCPPDSGNPGVLDFQDAVLGPISYDMASLLRDAFISWDEEQELDWAIRYWEQARKAGLPVNEDFGAFWQQLEWTGLQRHLKILGIFCRLKHRDHRPAYVADLPRLFAYAIKVSTRYVQLSPLTHLLQDLQGTLVETGFTLR; this is translated from the coding sequence ATGACGCCTATCGCCTGGCCCAGCCCACAACGCCAACAAGATTTCCAAGCCTGGTTGCTCGCCCTGCCAGCTCACTTTGAGCTGCTGCCCAACACGGTGCAAGAAGCCAATGCCGACGCCAGCAGCCGCCGCTATCTGCGCGTGCAAGCCAGCCATGGCGCCAGCTATATCGTGATGGACGCACCGCCCGAGAGCAATGACTCGCGGCCCTTTGTCGCGGTGGCCGCCCAGATGAAGGCCTGTGGCCTGCATGTGCCGGAGATCTTTGCGGTGGATGACGCCAAGGGCTTTTTGCTGCTCAGCGATCTGGGCACCCTGCCCTATCTGCAAGCTTTGCTGGCCACCCAGGCCGAGGGCAATCACGCCGAAGCCAATCGCTTGATGCGCGATGCCACCCAGGCCTTGCTGGCCTGGCAGCAAAAAGGCGTGGCCGAGAGCTTGCCCCCCTACGACGAAGCCTTTGTGCGCCGCGAGCTGCACATCTTCAAGGAATGGTGCGTGGAGCGCGAATTCGGCCGGCAATGGAGCGAGACCCAGCTGAAGTGGTGGGCGCATAGCTGCCAGGTGCTGGTGGACAACATCGCCGGTCAAGCCCTGGTGCCCATGCACCGCGACTTCATGGTGCGCAATCTGATGGTCTGCCCGCCAGACTCGGGCAACCCCGGCGTGCTGGACTTCCAAGACGCCGTCTTGGGCCCGATCAGCTACGACATGGCCTCCCTGCTGCGCGACGCTTTCATCTCCTGGGACGAAGAGCAGGAGCTCGACTGGGCCATCCGCTACTGGGAACAAGCCCGCAAGGCAGGCCTGCCGGTCAACGAAGACTTTGGCGCCTTCTGGCAACAGCTGGAATGGACCGGCCTGCAGCGCCACCTGAAGATTCTGGGCATCTTCTGCCGCCTCAAGCATCGCGACCATCGCCCCGCCTACGTCGCCGACCTGCCGCGCCTGTTCGCTTACGCCATCAAGGTCTCGACCCGTTATGTGCAGCTCTCACCGCTGACGCATCTGCTGCAGGACTTGCAGGGCACTTTGGTGGAAACGGGCTTCACCTTGCGCTGA
- a CDS encoding M20 family metallopeptidase, with protein sequence MNARHPALPPLQAEQTTALGEFAGRVWDEEIVPALTQYIAIPAKSPMFDADWAANGHIEKVLRDAAAWVESKKVAGLKLEVIRLPGRTPVIFFEVPATKADCTDTILLYGHLDKQPEFSGWRSDLGPWTPKYEDGKLYGRGGADDGYAIYASLTAIMALDRQGIPRPRCVGLIETCEESGSYDLPAYIEVLKKDKLGEVSLVVCLDSGAGDYEQLWLTTSLRGMVSGVLKVEVLTEGIHSGDASGVVPSSFRILRQVLDRLEDSKTGRLLPESFHCEIPGNRIEQAQATAAILKDEVYKRLPWACGGDGGPVLPMTDQPVEVLLNRTWRPTLSVTGVDGFPEMKSAGNVLRPFTAFKLSLRLPPLIDGNEAALRLKALLEDNAPYNAKVTFVPDGRAGAYGATGWNTPDLSAWLSQAVNDASLAHFGAPVGYIGQGGTIPLMSMLQKGFPAAQMVVCGVLGPKSNAHGPNEFLHVPYGKRLTAAVAQIMAAHP encoded by the coding sequence ATGAACGCACGCCACCCCGCCCTGCCGCCCCTGCAGGCTGAACAGACCACGGCCCTGGGCGAATTCGCCGGCCGCGTGTGGGACGAAGAGATCGTCCCGGCCCTGACCCAGTACATCGCCATCCCGGCCAAGAGCCCCATGTTCGATGCCGACTGGGCCGCCAACGGCCATATCGAAAAAGTGCTGCGCGATGCCGCTGCCTGGGTCGAGAGCAAAAAAGTGGCGGGTCTCAAGCTGGAAGTGATTCGCCTGCCCGGCCGCACGCCGGTGATCTTCTTCGAAGTGCCTGCCACCAAGGCGGACTGCACCGACACCATCCTGCTTTACGGCCACCTCGACAAGCAACCCGAGTTCAGCGGCTGGCGCAGCGACCTGGGCCCCTGGACGCCCAAGTACGAGGACGGCAAGCTCTATGGCCGTGGCGGCGCCGATGATGGCTATGCCATCTACGCCTCGCTGACCGCCATCATGGCGTTGGACAGGCAAGGCATTCCGCGCCCGCGCTGCGTCGGCCTGATCGAAACCTGCGAGGAAAGCGGCTCCTACGACTTGCCGGCCTATATCGAGGTGCTGAAGAAGGACAAGCTGGGCGAAGTCTCGCTGGTGGTTTGCCTGGACTCCGGCGCGGGTGACTACGAGCAACTGTGGCTCACCACCAGCTTGCGCGGCATGGTCAGCGGCGTGCTGAAGGTGGAGGTGCTGACCGAAGGCATTCACTCGGGCGATGCCTCGGGCGTGGTGCCCTCAAGTTTCCGCATCCTGCGTCAGGTGCTGGACCGCCTGGAAGACTCCAAGACCGGCCGCCTCTTGCCCGAGAGCTTCCACTGCGAGATTCCCGGCAATCGCATCGAACAAGCCCAAGCCACGGCGGCGATTCTGAAGGACGAGGTCTATAAGCGCCTGCCCTGGGCCTGCGGCGGCGACGGCGGCCCGGTGCTGCCCATGACCGACCAGCCGGTGGAAGTGCTGCTCAACCGCACTTGGCGCCCCACTTTGTCGGTGACCGGCGTGGACGGTTTCCCCGAGATGAAGAGCGCCGGAAATGTGCTGCGCCCCTTCACCGCCTTTAAGCTGTCGCTGCGCCTGCCGCCCCTGATCGACGGCAACGAAGCCGCGCTGCGCCTGAAGGCCTTGCTGGAAGACAACGCGCCCTACAACGCCAAGGTCACTTTTGTGCCCGATGGCCGCGCCGGCGCTTACGGCGCCACGGGCTGGAACACGCCCGATCTGTCTGCCTGGCTCAGCCAAGCGGTCAATGACGCCAGCTTGGCGCATTTCGGCGCGCCAGTGGGCTATATCGGCCAGGGCGGCACGATTCCCTTGATGAGCATGCTGCAAAAAGGCTTCCCGGCCGCGCAGATGGTGGTCTGCGGTGTCTTGGGCCCCAAGAGCAATGCCCACGGCCCCAACGAGTTCCTGCATGTGCCCTACGGCAAGCGCCTGACAGCAGCAGTGGCGCAAATCATGGCCGCGCATCCTTGA
- a CDS encoding alpha/beta hydrolase, which yields MRTLKTDDGLPLHWRQWSSNKPDQGPARGTVLIVHGLGEHIGRYEEVAEHLNAWDWHVVGYDQRGHGASGGARGDVPTPERLLQDLALVMDELRADPLLGAGTQILLGHSMGGLVAARFVAGGLAASSAGDLPAWFRPVDGLVLSSPALDPGMNWFKRLQLALGVSLAPHLAVGNGLKTNWISRDAAVVQAYVDDPLVHDRISPSLANMIVEAGEMVRQHAETWAVPTLLLWAGSDRCVAPSGSAEFAEAAPAALLRAHCFEALAHEIFNEPEKELVFAELRDWLAQKF from the coding sequence ATGCGAACCCTCAAAACCGATGACGGCCTGCCCTTGCACTGGCGGCAATGGAGTAGTAACAAGCCCGACCAAGGGCCGGCGCGCGGCACTGTCTTGATCGTGCATGGCCTGGGTGAGCATATTGGCCGCTACGAGGAGGTGGCGGAGCATCTGAATGCCTGGGACTGGCATGTGGTGGGCTATGACCAGCGCGGCCACGGCGCCTCCGGCGGCGCGCGTGGCGATGTGCCCACGCCTGAGCGCCTGCTGCAAGACCTGGCCCTGGTGATGGATGAGTTGCGCGCCGACCCGCTGCTGGGCGCGGGCACGCAGATTTTGTTGGGTCACAGCATGGGTGGCCTGGTGGCTGCCCGCTTTGTGGCGGGTGGCTTGGCTGCTAGCAGTGCCGGGGACTTGCCGGCCTGGTTCCGGCCGGTGGACGGCCTGGTGCTGAGCAGCCCGGCGCTGGACCCGGGCATGAATTGGTTCAAGCGCTTGCAGCTGGCGCTGGGCGTCAGCCTGGCGCCGCACTTGGCCGTGGGCAATGGCCTGAAAACCAACTGGATTTCACGCGACGCGGCGGTGGTTCAGGCCTATGTGGATGACCCGCTGGTGCATGACCGCATCAGCCCCAGTCTGGCGAACATGATTGTGGAAGCCGGCGAAATGGTGCGCCAGCATGCCGAAACCTGGGCCGTGCCGACCCTGCTCTTGTGGGCCGGCAGCGATCGCTGCGTGGCGCCCTCGGGCAGCGCCGAATTCGCCGAGGCCGCGCCGGCCGCATTGCTGCGGGCGCATTGCTTTGAGGCCCTGGCGCATGAGATCTTCAACGAGCCGGAGAAGGAATTGGTCTTCGCCGAGCTGCGGGACTGGTTGGCGCAGAAGTTTTAA
- a CDS encoding enoyl-CoA hydratase-related protein: MNDFFSLSSDDQAIAHLQLNRPERLNTMAPAFFPALRDAVRALDATGTTRALVISSTGKHFSAGMALETFGSQDSMLDTGSARARLGFQTMLRELMACFSALDEARFPVLCAVQGGCIGGALDLAAACDMRYATADAFFSVQEIQIGMTADLGVLQRLQGIMPAGLAREMAYTGERLSAERALAAGLVNAVLPDAEALLAHVMGVARQIAGKSPLAMAGSKLALNYARDHGVAASLQQMSLLQSAIFDVEEMGRAIMAWKLKKPGEFKPLAPALPQD; the protein is encoded by the coding sequence ATGAACGACTTTTTCAGCCTCAGCAGCGACGACCAGGCGATTGCCCATCTGCAACTCAATCGCCCCGAACGCCTCAACACCATGGCACCGGCATTCTTTCCGGCCCTGCGTGACGCGGTGCGCGCGCTGGATGCGACCGGCACGACCCGGGCGCTGGTGATTTCCTCGACCGGCAAGCATTTCAGCGCCGGCATGGCGCTGGAGACCTTTGGCTCGCAAGACAGCATGCTGGACACCGGCTCCGCCCGCGCCCGGCTCGGCTTTCAGACCATGTTGCGTGAGCTGATGGCCTGCTTCAGCGCGCTGGACGAAGCGCGCTTCCCGGTGCTGTGCGCCGTGCAGGGCGGCTGCATCGGCGGTGCCCTGGATCTGGCTGCCGCTTGCGATATGCGTTATGCCACGGCCGACGCTTTCTTCAGCGTGCAAGAAATTCAAATCGGCATGACGGCTGATTTGGGCGTGCTGCAGCGCCTGCAAGGCATCATGCCCGCCGGCCTGGCGCGCGAGATGGCCTACACCGGTGAGCGCCTGAGCGCCGAGCGCGCCCTGGCCGCCGGCCTGGTCAATGCCGTGCTGCCCGATGCCGAGGCCTTGCTGGCCCATGTGATGGGTGTGGCGCGCCAGATCGCCGGCAAATCACCGCTGGCCATGGCCGGCAGCAAGCTGGCGCTCAACTATGCGCGTGACCACGGCGTGGCCGCCTCGCTGCAGCAGATGAGCTTGCTGCAAAGCGCCATCTTCGATGTGGAAGAAATGGGCCGCGCCATCATGGCCTGGAAGCTCAAGAAGCCTGGGGAATTTAAACCACTGGCACCCGCGCTGCCGCAGGATTGA
- a CDS encoding MORN repeat-containing protein produces MSSRVVCVAGLAWLLSGGANAQSAAPMPEAAAASASAPAAPEAAASAASAATGAPSIVSCSVLTAKAMSADLRAALARSTNKDLDSQAKLLGEAIALWTQGLEGCEGRARERAQRNLADNQKQLASVAERQAAGSQCELSHQDGNALQELARQAFGERRWADAANLYAKAETMWDLAAEHCTGTQQQLAAKKREQAETDAHNAEHCAPLFDRARDSTQKFRNAAAGLNPPERQQQSQVAETLWRQAVAQCKGSAQELAGNNAQALARERGTPWVSTAPAPVAAAAATPAPKAAASVASVASAGKAVATTAAPAPASPVLSGAAAVTLAATTALTSPPSPSAPAGPAASTSKTMPAAAETAPEMDIRSGDTRYLGRFVRETGQVVSGTGRVEWSNGDVYIGPLIRSVRQGRGEFIWASGQRYVGDWLDDKPTGKGQMRFANGNQWDGPVIDGVPEGEGQLMFANGDSYKGQVSRGIPHGRGLFRWTNGQVFDGDWVNEQPQGQGVLRFANGNRYEGAVSAGQPHGKGVLVHASGDRYEGDFKQGKPHGQGSYAWKSGERFAGAWVEGLKHGQGIYYWANGDRWEGEFKNDETVDDKGTIIRKE; encoded by the coding sequence ATGAGCAGTCGAGTGGTTTGTGTCGCCGGCCTGGCCTGGCTCTTGAGCGGCGGCGCCAACGCGCAAAGCGCCGCGCCCATGCCCGAAGCCGCAGCGGCCAGCGCCAGTGCGCCGGCTGCACCCGAGGCAGCGGCATCGGCCGCCTCAGCAGCAACGGGTGCGCCCAGCATCGTCAGCTGTTCGGTGCTGACGGCCAAAGCCATGTCGGCCGATTTGCGCGCGGCGCTGGCCCGATCCACCAATAAAGACCTCGACAGCCAAGCCAAGCTGCTGGGCGAAGCCATCGCGTTGTGGACCCAGGGCCTAGAAGGCTGCGAGGGCCGCGCCCGCGAACGCGCCCAGCGCAATCTGGCCGACAATCAAAAGCAGCTCGCCAGCGTGGCCGAGCGCCAGGCCGCCGGCTCGCAATGCGAGCTGTCGCACCAAGACGGCAATGCCTTGCAAGAACTGGCTCGCCAAGCCTTTGGCGAACGCCGCTGGGCCGACGCTGCCAACCTCTACGCCAAGGCTGAGACCATGTGGGACTTGGCGGCCGAACATTGCACCGGCACCCAGCAGCAGCTGGCCGCCAAGAAGCGCGAGCAGGCCGAGACCGATGCCCACAATGCCGAGCATTGCGCGCCCCTGTTTGACCGCGCTCGCGACAGCACGCAAAAGTTCCGCAATGCCGCCGCCGGCCTGAACCCGCCGGAGCGCCAGCAACAGTCTCAAGTGGCCGAAACCCTGTGGCGCCAGGCCGTCGCCCAGTGCAAGGGCAGCGCGCAGGAATTGGCCGGCAACAATGCCCAGGCTTTGGCGCGTGAACGCGGCACGCCCTGGGTGAGCACAGCGCCAGCGCCGGTCGCAGCGGCGGCGGCAACGCCCGCGCCGAAAGCTGCTGCCTCAGTGGCCTCGGTGGCCTCAGCGGGCAAGGCTGTCGCAACGACTGCAGCGCCAGCCCCCGCCTCGCCCGTGCTGAGCGGCGCTGCGGCAGTGACGCTTGCCGCCACGACCGCCCTCACCTCGCCACCTTCGCCATCAGCACCCGCCGGCCCGGCAGCAAGCACCAGCAAGACCATGCCGGCGGCCGCCGAAACCGCGCCGGAGATGGACATCCGCAGTGGCGACACCCGTTACCTCGGCCGCTTTGTACGTGAAACCGGCCAGGTCGTCAGCGGCACCGGCCGGGTGGAATGGTCCAACGGCGATGTCTACATCGGCCCGTTGATCCGCAGCGTGCGCCAGGGCCGGGGCGAGTTCATCTGGGCCAGCGGCCAGCGCTATGTGGGCGATTGGCTGGACGACAAACCCACCGGCAAGGGTCAGATGCGCTTTGCCAACGGCAACCAGTGGGACGGCCCGGTGATCGACGGCGTACCCGAGGGCGAGGGCCAGCTGATGTTTGCCAATGGCGACAGCTACAAGGGTCAGGTCAGCCGTGGCATCCCGCATGGCCGCGGTCTGTTCCGCTGGACCAATGGCCAGGTGTTTGACGGCGACTGGGTGAATGAGCAGCCGCAGGGCCAGGGCGTGCTGCGCTTTGCCAATGGCAACCGCTACGAAGGCGCGGTGTCGGCCGGCCAACCCCATGGCAAGGGCGTGCTGGTGCATGCGTCGGGCGACCGCTACGAAGGTGACTTCAAGCAGGGCAAACCGCACGGCCAAGGCAGTTATGCATGGAAGTCGGGCGAACGTTTCGCGGGTGCCTGGGTCGAGGGCCTCAAACACGGCCAAGGCATTTACTACTGGGCCAATGGCGACCGCTGGGAAGGCGAGTTCAAGAACGACGAAACCGTGGATGACAAGGGCACGATCATCCGCAAAGAGTAG
- the yghU gene encoding glutathione-dependent disulfide-bond oxidoreductase, producing the protein MNDEQKQQAQQAAAYTPPKVWTWDKDNGGKFASINRPIAGATHDKELPVGRHPLQLHSMATPNGVKVTVMLEELLELGHSGAEYDAWPINISAGEQFGSGFVAINPNSKIPALVDRSGPQPVRVFESGAILQYLAEKFGGAFLPASGAERAECLSWLFWQMGSAPFLGGGFGHFFAYAPEKFEYPINRYAMEVKRQLDVLDRHLAENAYLAGAQYTIADMAVWPWYGALVKGQLYEAGEFLQVQDYRHVIRWADEIAARPAVQRGRKVNRFWGEPSSQLHERHEASDFNTKTQDKLATPG; encoded by the coding sequence ATGAACGACGAACAGAAGCAGCAAGCCCAACAAGCCGCCGCCTACACCCCACCTAAGGTCTGGACCTGGGACAAAGACAATGGCGGCAAGTTCGCCAGCATCAACCGGCCCATCGCCGGCGCTACGCATGACAAGGAACTGCCCGTCGGCCGCCACCCCTTGCAGCTGCATTCGATGGCCACCCCCAACGGCGTCAAAGTGACGGTGATGCTGGAGGAGTTGCTGGAACTGGGCCACAGCGGCGCCGAGTACGACGCCTGGCCGATCAATATCAGCGCCGGCGAGCAGTTCGGCAGCGGCTTTGTCGCCATCAACCCTAACTCCAAGATTCCAGCGCTGGTGGACCGCAGCGGGCCGCAGCCGGTGCGGGTGTTTGAGTCGGGCGCGATCCTGCAATACTTGGCCGAGAAATTCGGCGGCGCCTTTCTTCCCGCCAGCGGCGCCGAGCGGGCCGAATGCCTGTCGTGGTTGTTCTGGCAAATGGGCAGCGCGCCCTTTCTGGGCGGTGGCTTTGGCCACTTCTTTGCCTACGCGCCAGAGAAATTCGAGTACCCGATCAACCGCTACGCCATGGAAGTCAAGCGACAACTCGATGTGCTGGACCGCCACCTGGCGGAGAACGCCTATCTGGCCGGCGCGCAATACACCATCGCTGACATGGCCGTTTGGCCCTGGTACGGCGCCTTGGTCAAAGGCCAGCTTTACGAAGCCGGCGAGTTCCTGCAAGTGCAGGACTATCGCCATGTGATCCGCTGGGCGGACGAAATCGCCGCGCGGCCGGCGGTGCAGCGCGGCCGCAAGGTCAACCGCTTCTGGGGTGAACCGTCCAGCCAATTGCACGAACGCCATGAGGCCTCGGACTTCAACACCAAGACGCAGGACAAGCTGGCGACGCCGGGCTGA
- a CDS encoding glutathione S-transferase family protein yields the protein MSITLYDCATAPSPRRARILLAEKGIPHATVQVDLRQGEQLGEAYRRINPQCTVPALITEDGLLLSDNAAITAYLEAAYPEPPLLGRNPQEKAEIASWQWRIEFEGLMAIAEALRNSAPAMAGRALPGPVGYAQIPELAQRGLLRVQQFFDTLNERLAGRDFIASERFSVADITAVVAVDFARIVKLKPGEAHPHLLRWRAAMAERPSMAL from the coding sequence ATGAGCATCACCCTCTACGACTGCGCCACCGCACCCAGCCCGCGCCGCGCCCGCATTCTGCTGGCCGAGAAAGGCATTCCCCATGCCACCGTGCAAGTGGATCTGCGCCAGGGCGAGCAACTCGGCGAGGCCTATCGCCGCATCAATCCGCAATGCACCGTGCCGGCCCTGATCACCGAGGACGGCCTGCTGCTGAGCGATAACGCGGCCATCACGGCCTACCTCGAAGCCGCCTACCCCGAGCCACCCTTGCTGGGCCGCAACCCGCAAGAGAAGGCCGAGATTGCCAGCTGGCAGTGGCGCATCGAGTTCGAGGGCCTGATGGCCATTGCCGAGGCCTTGCGCAATAGCGCCCCCGCCATGGCCGGGCGCGCCCTGCCCGGGCCGGTGGGCTATGCGCAGATCCCGGAACTGGCGCAGCGAGGATTGCTGCGGGTACAGCAGTTTTTCGACACGCTCAACGAGCGCCTGGCCGGCCGCGACTTCATCGCCAGCGAGCGCTTCAGCGTTGCCGACATCACAGCCGTGGTGGCGGTGGACTTTGCGCGCATCGTCAAGCTCAAACCCGGCGAGGCGCATCCGCATTTGCTGCGCTGGCGCGCCGCGATGGCTGAGCGGCCATCGATGGCGCTGTAG
- a CDS encoding carboxymuconolactone decarboxylase family protein — MSDAQFEQGLAMRKQVMGEDFVAAAFAAQTDFTAPLQQHITRNAWGETWLRPGLDLKTRSLVTVAMLTALGRQHELKGHVRGALNNGATVQEIQEVLLHATIYCGVPMAVEAFRSAAEVVQAVTSTPAQTPAPTQPPSV, encoded by the coding sequence ATGAGTGACGCGCAATTCGAGCAAGGGCTTGCCATGCGCAAGCAGGTGATGGGTGAGGACTTTGTGGCGGCCGCCTTTGCCGCGCAGACCGACTTCACCGCCCCGCTGCAGCAGCACATCACCCGCAACGCCTGGGGCGAAACCTGGTTGCGGCCGGGCCTGGACTTGAAGACGCGCAGCCTGGTCACGGTTGCCATGTTGACGGCGCTGGGCCGCCAACATGAGCTCAAAGGCCATGTGCGCGGCGCCCTCAACAACGGCGCCACGGTGCAGGAGATACAGGAAGTGCTGCTGCACGCCACCATTTACTGCGGCGTGCCCATGGCCGTAGAAGCCTTCCGCAGCGCGGCGGAGGTGGTGCAGGCCGTGACCTCAACACCTGCGCAAACTCCCGCACCCACTCAGCCGCCATCCGTCTGA
- a CDS encoding succinylglutamate desuccinylase/aspartoacylase domain-containing protein, with protein MNAAPALMLRPPDIQPYRHSASGTDYVHVLDSGLPGPTVMVQALTHGNELCGAIALDWLFKQGMGRSVQPLMGKLILSFANVAAFERFDAQDPNASRCVDEDLNRVWADEVLFGPGDSLELRRARQLQPFVDSADLLFDIHSMQDACRPLMVCGLLDKGAAFARQLGMPGDLLIDTGHPSGLRMRDRGGFGDPGSPKNALLIECGQHWEASSVDVAIDGLLRFLRLTGMVAPAWAEQHLRLALPERQQLIRVNEAVTALSPDFHFLFPVRGLDVIAAAGTSFAQDGDTVFRTQHDNTVLVMPSTKHGKRGNTMVRLGRFEQA; from the coding sequence ATGAACGCCGCCCCTGCCCTGATGCTTCGCCCGCCCGATATCCAGCCCTACCGTCACAGCGCCAGCGGCACGGACTATGTGCATGTGCTGGACTCCGGCCTGCCCGGCCCCACGGTGATGGTGCAAGCCCTCACCCATGGCAACGAGCTGTGCGGCGCGATTGCACTGGACTGGCTGTTCAAGCAAGGCATGGGGCGCAGCGTCCAGCCCTTGATGGGCAAGCTGATTCTCAGCTTCGCCAATGTGGCGGCCTTCGAGCGTTTCGACGCGCAAGACCCCAATGCCTCGCGCTGTGTCGACGAAGACCTGAACCGGGTCTGGGCCGATGAGGTCTTGTTCGGCCCGGGCGACTCGCTGGAGCTGCGGCGTGCGCGCCAGCTGCAGCCTTTTGTGGACAGCGCCGACTTGCTGTTCGACATCCATTCGATGCAAGACGCCTGCCGGCCGCTGATGGTGTGCGGCCTGCTGGACAAGGGCGCGGCCTTCGCCCGCCAGTTGGGCATGCCAGGAGACTTGCTGATCGACACCGGCCACCCCTCCGGCCTGCGCATGCGAGATCGCGGCGGCTTTGGCGACCCCGGCAGCCCCAAGAACGCCTTGCTGATCGAATGCGGCCAGCACTGGGAAGCCTCCTCCGTGGATGTGGCCATCGACGGCCTGCTGCGCTTTTTGCGCCTGACCGGCATGGTGGCACCGGCCTGGGCCGAGCAGCACCTGCGCCTGGCCCTGCCCGAGCGCCAGCAACTCATTCGCGTCAATGAGGCGGTGACGGCGCTGAGCCCCGACTTCCACTTCCTCTTCCCGGTGCGCGGGCTGGACGTGATTGCCGCAGCAGGCACATCCTTCGCGCAAGACGGCGACACCGTGTTTCGCACCCAGCACGACAACACCGTGCTGGTCATGCCCAGCACCAAGCATGGCAAGCGCGGCAACACCATGGTGCGCCTGGGCCGCTTTGAGCAGGCCTGA
- a CDS encoding substrate-binding periplasmic protein has translation MRHSCLGWALLLAADAAAFADCAKPIRVPVAPTGFNVLVLNEGAKIEGVYPELLRQLSAGLRCEFQFPVVPRARVTLMFFETQEADVFVPASRTAEREARADFVPMLKLTPTLITLGTARELASVRDVGTLLAKKSWRGAMVRSYSWGDEYEGLLKALQADKRIDFVNDLRTVGQMLRSGRVDFTILPPSLLYSALTLAPDGSVPEAAAQASPDSRGAFGREFHFTPLQGLPRSEVGAYLSRQTLSLAERQRLREAMQRAAQDGSLLRQLQRYYPAEVLRQDVQIN, from the coding sequence ATGCGGCATTCCTGCCTGGGATGGGCGCTGCTGTTGGCCGCTGACGCTGCTGCGTTTGCGGATTGCGCTAAGCCAATTCGCGTGCCGGTGGCGCCCACCGGCTTCAATGTGCTGGTGCTGAACGAGGGCGCCAAGATCGAAGGGGTCTACCCCGAACTGCTGCGGCAGTTGAGCGCCGGCCTGCGCTGCGAGTTTCAGTTCCCGGTCGTGCCGCGCGCACGCGTGACCTTGATGTTTTTCGAGACTCAGGAGGCCGACGTCTTTGTGCCCGCCTCGCGCACTGCGGAGCGGGAAGCGCGCGCGGACTTCGTGCCCATGCTCAAACTCACGCCGACCTTGATCACGCTGGGCACTGCGCGTGAGCTGGCCTCGGTCAGGGATGTGGGCACCTTGCTGGCCAAAAAGTCATGGCGCGGCGCCATGGTGCGCAGCTACAGCTGGGGCGATGAGTACGAAGGCCTGCTCAAGGCCTTGCAGGCCGACAAGCGCATCGACTTTGTTAATGACCTGCGCACCGTCGGCCAGATGCTGCGCAGCGGCCGGGTGGACTTCACGATTCTGCCGCCCAGTCTTTTGTACTCCGCGCTGACCTTGGCGCCCGATGGCAGCGTGCCAGAGGCTGCTGCGCAGGCCTCACCCGACAGCCGAGGCGCCTTCGGCCGGGAGTTCCATTTCACACCCTTGCAGGGCCTGCCCCGCTCAGAGGTGGGCGCCTATCTATCGCGCCAAACCCTGAGCCTGGCGGAGCGCCAACGCCTGCGCGAGGCCATGCAGCGCGCCGCGCAAGACGGCAGCTTGCTGCGCCAGCTGCAACGCTACTACCCGGCGGAGGTTTTGCGGCAAGACGTGCAGATCAACTGA
- a CDS encoding VOC family protein — MIGYTTLGTNDLPRASAFYDEVFGVLGIKRIMDFGRGYAWGTGMDKPGFGLMTPFNKEPATVGNGVMIALVVDSRAKVDAVHAKALALGGKDEGAVGLRGEGFYAGYFRDLDGNKLNVFCMG; from the coding sequence ATGATCGGCTACACCACGCTAGGTACCAATGACCTGCCCCGCGCCAGCGCCTTCTACGACGAGGTATTCGGCGTCTTGGGCATCAAACGCATCATGGACTTTGGCCGTGGCTATGCCTGGGGCACGGGCATGGACAAGCCGGGCTTCGGCTTGATGACACCCTTCAACAAGGAGCCGGCCACGGTGGGCAATGGCGTGATGATTGCCCTGGTGGTGGACAGCCGCGCCAAGGTGGATGCGGTGCATGCCAAGGCCCTGGCCCTGGGCGGCAAAGACGAAGGCGCGGTGGGCCTGCGCGGCGAAGGTTTTTACGCCGGCTATTTCCGCGACCTCGACGGCAACAAGCTCAATGTGTTTTGCATGGGCTGA